The region GCCGCCCAGGATCGGGGAGATGATCCAGCTGGCGACGATCTTGCCCATCGTTCCCCAGTGGACGATGGCGAAGCTACCGGCGGCGGCGATCCCGCCCCCCATCACTCCGCCCACGATGGAGTGGGTGGTGGAGACAGGGGCCTTGAGCCAGGTGGCCAGGTTGAGCCAGAGGGCAGCCGCCAGCAGCGCGGCGGTCATCGCCCAGACGAAATACTCGGGCTGAGCGAAGGCGGCCGGATCGATGATCCCTTTTTTGATGGTGCCGGTGACATCCGCTCCGGCGATGAGCGCTCCCGCCGATTCAAAAATCGCCGCCAGGATCACCGCTCCCATCATCGACAGGGCTTTGGAGCCCACCGCCGGACCAACGTTGTTGGCCACATCGTTGGCCCCGATGTTCATCGCCATATAGGCGCCGAAGACCGCGGCAACGGCCAGGAAGGGGTTGCCGGGGATCTTGTTCCAGGTTGCCAGCAGCACCAGGGCCATGAAGATCAGGGAGAGGCCCAACTTCAGAAAGTCGTTCCGGGTCTTCTTGGCCGTCTTTTTCTGGATCTTTTCGAAGGTGTTGATTTCCACCGTCATTCCTTTGGGATGAAGTCGATAAACAAGGCTATGGTATCAAAGCTAGCTTTACACCCCATTGAAAGCCCTGTTACCGTTTTGTTACCGTCGGGGCGGATCCTATCCGTTCCGTTATGATAAGATTCGTATCAGAGTCACACACCGGGATACGAGAGAAGATTTATGGAGCGAAGACCCCTCATTCTCATCATCGAAGACGAAGAGGATATCCTCGAACTGGAGGAGTTTCATCTCCAAAACGCCGGGTTTGAGACGATGGGGTTCCTCTCTTCCAGAGGGGTCCGGCAGGCATTGGAAGAGGAAGAGGTAGCCCTGATGGTCGTCGACCGCAACCTCCCCGGCGAAGAGGGGAGCGAACTGATCGCGGCTCTGCGCCGGGAGGGCTTCGGCCTGCCGGTGATCTTCGTCACCGCCAAAGACCGGGACGAAGATGTGGAAGAGGGCTTTAGGTGCGGCGGTGACGACTATCTGCGCAAACCCTTCAATATGAACGAGCTGGTCTGGCGGGTCAAAGCCCTGCTGCGCCGCGGCCAAGCCTCGGAGGAGGAGATCCTCCGCCACCGCGCGTTGAAGATGGATCTGCCGGCACGCCGGATCGAACTGGAGGGGGAGGAGCTGAGCCTCACCCGGCTCGAATTCGAGCTCCTGCGCTATTTCCTGGAAAACCCCGGCCGGGTCATCAGCCGCGAAGAGCTCCTCGATGAAGTCTGGGATGATAGCGGGGAGCGCGGAGAGAAAACGGTCAACGTCGCCGTCAACCGCCTCAAGAAGAAGATCGAACGCGACCCCGAAGCCCCCACCATCGAAGCGGTCAGAGGGGCGGGATACCGTCTATGCTGAAGCTCTCCCAACTCTTCTTCCGCCGGAGTGCGTTGATCCTGACGGTGACCTTCATCCTGGCGGCGCTTACCGGTTACTACCTCCTGCGGCAAATGGAGATCGACACCCACGCGCGTATGCTGCGCAACAGCCTGACGATCCTCGAGCAGGAGCTCCAAACCCTCCCTCCCGCGAAGATCCCCGCCACCCTGCGCACCATCCACCAAAAGACCGGCATCCGCATCACCGTCATCGCCCCCGACGGAAAGGTGCTCTTTGAGAGCAACCGCTCTCCCGTGGGGATGGAGAACCACGCCACCCGCCCCGAGATCCTCCAGGCCAAAAAATCGGGATGGGGCGAAGCGGTGCGCCACTCGGCCACTCTGGATGAGGACCTCCTCTATATCGCCCACCGGGAGGGCGACTCCTACCTCAGAACCGCCTACTCCCTGGAGCGCATCCACCGTCAGCTCCTACAGCTCTGGCTCAAAGCCCTGGGCTTTTTCGCCCTGATCCTTCTGCTGATTCTCGCCCTGAGCCTCCGGCTCAATCGCCGAATCCAGGGCGACAGCGACCGCCTCCGCCGCTCCCTGGAGCAGCTATTGGAAAAAAATTACGACGCCGAGATCGATACGGTCGAGTGCTGCAAAGAGTTCGCCCAGATCCGCAAGATGCTCCGGAAGGTCTCCAAAAAATTGGCGAAACGGGAGCGCCAAAAGGCCAAATACACCAAAAAACTCAAAACCCTCACCCGGCGCCAGAGCGACATCATCTCCGCCATCAGCCACGAATTCAAAAACCCCGTCGCCGCCATTATGGGCTACGCCCAGACCCTCCGGGAGAGCCGAAACCTCGATCCCCAGATCCGGGAGCGTTTTTTGGAGAAGATCCACAGCAACGCCGAGAAGATTTCGGCGATGATCGACCGCCTATCCCTCGCCATCCGCCTGGAGAACCGGGGCTTCACCCCCAAGCGCAACCGTTTCCCCCTCTCTCAAGTCATCAGCTCCGTGCGGGAGACCCTGCTGCAGAAATACCCGGGCCGGGAGATTGTTTTGGAGTGTGAACCCGTCGAGCTGGAAGCCGACCGGGATATGATCGAGCAGGCGGTAATGAACCTGATAGAAAATGCCCTGAAATACTCCGCTGACAAGGTGATCGTCCGCTGTGATGCCGAAAAACTGGAGGTGATCGACCGGGGAGAAGGGATCGAGCCTGGAGACCTGGAAAAGATCACCAAAAAATTCTACCGCGTCGACCGCCTCAGCTGGAACAACTCCATCGGCGTAGGCCTCTACATCGTCAAATACATCCTCCGCCTCCACGGAACGGAGCTCGAAATACGCAGCGTCCCCGGAGAGGGGTCGGTCTTTGGGTTTTCACTGCGGGGGATGAAAGAGAGGAATGAGAAACTAGAAACTAGAAACTAGAAATTTTGGTTTGCGTTGCTTTGCAACGCTTTTTTTAAAAATAGGAAGTCTATAAGCAGATAAAACAGCTCAAACTCTTGGTAGTCTCTAGCGGACGTCAGTGCATCGCCTTTTCTTCTTTCTTTGGGTTCGTTTCTCTTCTTCTTTGTGGCGGAACAAAGAAGAAAGAAAGGAACAGAGGAGAACCGAGCGTCGGAAATTAGCGGCCTAATGCCGGCATCGCAGCGCTTCGGCATAGAGCGCGATCGTCACTCCGTAACGTTTCGACGCATTGTAAAGGGTAATGATCCGATAGTTCCGGTCTCCCAGGAAAAGATCCCACTTCCTGCCGTCACGCAGGCGGAGATAGTAGGCACTCTTCCCCCCGAAGAGCTCGGCGGGAGTGACACCGTAGCGGCGGAGGGTCGCCAGGGGGTAGAGGCTACGGTAACCGCTGCGAAGGCGCAAGAACCCCTCTCCCCTGTGTCGGGCGCGCACCAGCGTCTTCCGGTTGTTTTTCCATCCGTTTCGGTGCAAAAAGTTGGCAATCGTTCCGATACAGTCGGCGATAGAGTCGGGATCTTTTCGCCCGTCTCCGTCGAGATCCACTCCGTAGCGCAGCTGAATGGAAGGGACCTGCTGCGCACACCCCATCGCCCCGGCGAAGGAACCCCGCAGTTTCAGGGGATCGAGCCGGTTCTTTCGAGCCAGGATCAGCAGCTTCTCCAACTCTCCCCTGAAAAACTTCTGCTTACGGTTGGGGTTGAAGGCCAAGGTCACCAGTGAATCCCAGACCGGATATTCGTGGCCGTAGCGCCCGAACTTGCTCTCCACCCGGATAAAAGCGGTGATGATCTTGGGAGCGACCCTATAGCGCCGGGAAGCGAGCGAAAGCCAACGGCGGTAGCGTGACATAAATTTGACACCGAGCCTGACACTTTCGTCAACCAGGATCCTGCTTTTGTAACGGTGCCAACTGTAATCGGTAGCCCCCACCTTGTGCCGCCCCCGGTAACGGGCCAGCGTTTCGGCCTGATGCCGGGCCCGCTTCAACAGCCCAAGAAGTTCCCCTTCGTCAAAGCCGTAACGCTGATGCATCCTCTCAGCAAAAGCACGCGCCGCCGGCAGACGGGAGTAGTCGATCCGGGCCGGGGAAGGCAAGGTGAACAGCAAGAGCAGAAGCAGAGAAAAGGGAAAAAAGTGGGTAGTCCGTAGTGGGTAGTGGGTAGATTTTTTCATCATTCAAAAGTCGCAAGTCGCAAGATTTTTGGAATATTAGTCATTTGAGATTGTTCAGGAAGATTCTCAATCCAAAATCTAAAATCCAAAATTCTCAATCCGAAGGTTTACAGCTCGCTGTAAACCTTCGTCAGGTGTTCCATCCTGCTTCCCATATTGAGCAGGGCCATATCGGCCAGGGTCAGGGCCATCATCGCTTCGCAGACGATGACCCCCCGGATGGCGACGCAGGGATCGTGGCGGCCTTTGAGCTTGTAGCGGATGCTCTCCCCTTCGGTGGTGAGGCTCTGCTGCTCTTTGAAGATGCTGGGGGTGGGCTTGAACCATGTGGTGACGTAGATCTCGTCGCCGTTGCTGATGCCGCCCAGGATCCCGCCGCTGTTGTTGCTCCCGAAGCCCTCCGGGGTAATCGGATCGTTGTTCTCGCTCCCCTTCATCCGTGCGGCGGCGGCCCCTACGCCGACCTCCACCGCTTTGGCGGCGTTGATCCCCATCATCGCCTCGGCCAGGATCGCGTCGAGTTTGTAATAGAGGGGCTCGCCAAGGCCCGCCGGAACTCCCACGGCCC is a window of Nitratifractor salsuginis DSM 16511 DNA encoding:
- a CDS encoding sensor histidine kinase, with the protein product MLKLSQLFFRRSALILTVTFILAALTGYYLLRQMEIDTHARMLRNSLTILEQELQTLPPAKIPATLRTIHQKTGIRITVIAPDGKVLFESNRSPVGMENHATRPEILQAKKSGWGEAVRHSATLDEDLLYIAHREGDSYLRTAYSLERIHRQLLQLWLKALGFFALILLLILALSLRLNRRIQGDSDRLRRSLEQLLEKNYDAEIDTVECCKEFAQIRKMLRKVSKKLAKRERQKAKYTKKLKTLTRRQSDIISAISHEFKNPVAAIMGYAQTLRESRNLDPQIRERFLEKIHSNAEKISAMIDRLSLAIRLENRGFTPKRNRFPLSQVISSVRETLLQKYPGREIVLECEPVELEADRDMIEQAVMNLIENALKYSADKVIVRCDAEKLEVIDRGEGIEPGDLEKITKKFYRVDRLSWNNSIGVGLYIVKYILRLHGTELEIRSVPGEGSVFGFSLRGMKERNEKLETRN
- a CDS encoding lytic murein transglycosylase; its protein translation is MMKKSTHYPLRTTHFFPFSLLLLLLFTLPSPARIDYSRLPAARAFAERMHQRYGFDEGELLGLLKRARHQAETLARYRGRHKVGATDYSWHRYKSRILVDESVRLGVKFMSRYRRWLSLASRRYRVAPKIITAFIRVESKFGRYGHEYPVWDSLVTLAFNPNRKQKFFRGELEKLLILARKNRLDPLKLRGSFAGAMGCAQQVPSIQLRYGVDLDGDGRKDPDSIADCIGTIANFLHRNGWKNNRKTLVRARHRGEGFLRLRSGYRSLYPLATLRRYGVTPAELFGGKSAYYLRLRDGRKWDLFLGDRNYRIITLYNASKRYGVTIALYAEALRCRH
- a CDS encoding response regulator transcription factor, which translates into the protein MERRPLILIIEDEEDILELEEFHLQNAGFETMGFLSSRGVRQALEEEEVALMVVDRNLPGEEGSELIAALRREGFGLPVIFVTAKDRDEDVEEGFRCGGDDYLRKPFNMNELVWRVKALLRRGQASEEEILRHRALKMDLPARRIELEGEELSLTRLEFELLRYFLENPGRVISREELLDEVWDDSGERGEKTVNVAVNRLKKKIERDPEAPTIEAVRGAGYRLC